GCAAGAAATCTGCCTATGATTTTCTGAGACTTAAAGGGGAGAGAGAAAAGTACGCAAGAAAAGATTCAGCAGGACCTTTTTCAGAAACTTATTCAGGGATTCCGGAGAAAAAGGAAATTATCGAGGAGCTGCTCAGGCTCAGTTCGGACCCTGATCCCCAGATAAGGAGAGGTGCGATTGAAACACTGCTTGTTCGTTATTCGAGGGAAGCAGGCAAAGCACAGGATATCTGGAACGAACTCCTCAGGATATCTGAAGATGAGGATACAGGCGTAAGAAAGGATGCTGCAGAGCTGTTATCTCATGTCTTTCCAGCGGTTGAAGAAAAGTCAGGAGTATTTTTTGACATTATCAGGCTTGTTGAAAGCCGGGACACCCAGCTCAGAAGGAGGGCTGCAGAGCTGCTTCCTGCTGCATTTGCCCATTCGGGTAATAAACAGAGGGCATGGAACGACCTTGTAAAGCTTACATCGGATGAAGACAGGGAGGTCAGGAAAGGGGCGGTACTTGCCCTTTCATCGGGATATCCCGGGGTTCCGGATAAAGGAAAAGTCTGGAGTGACCTTATCATGCTTTCGTCTCACAATGACAGTTTTGTGCAGCGTGAAGCCACCCGGGCTCTTGGTCCTGCTTTTTTTTATGTGCCTGACAAAACAATGGCATGGAGAGACCTGCAGGTTCTTGTTGATAACCCTTATGTCTATGTCCGGAGGTATGCACTCCGTTCTCTCGGCAGGGCTTCCCTCTGGAGAGCAATGAAAGCGGAAAACGAAGCTGCTTATCTTTTCGGGCTTAAAGAGGCAGTTAAATACTTTAAAGAGGCGTCTGAAGCCTCTGTAGGCACTGCAATTCCCGAATTTTACCACCCCTTTTATGAATCTCTTTTGCAGATCTTTTTCGCTGAAAGGTCTTCTGCACTCGAAAGTGAACGGTATCTCTCAGCTGTGACAGGTGAGACAGGCTATCTGGCAGAAAACCGAAAACTTCAAGGGGTTCTGGAAGAATTTGCAGGGCTCCTTCGGACAGCGGGAGACCTGGCTCCTGGAGACCTTTCTGCCAGGAAAGAATTTCTTGAAAACAGCACAGGGGCTTTTGATAGGGCTTCGTCGATATTCGATGCTGTGGAAGAAGATGCAATTTTATCGAAAAAAGTCGTGAAAAAAGAGCGTCAAAAATTCGGAAAGGTAGTCCAGGAACAGAAACTGAAAGAGACTCTTTCTGGGATCAGATATAGAGCAAAGACTGCCTGCCTTAAGTCAAAAGGCACGCCTGCGGAAAAAATCACCTGTAGCATAAGTCAAAGGGTTAGAACGTGGAATTTCCAGGACTCTGAGAGAGATAAGAATGAGCTGAGCAGGCAGCTTGAATCTTTTCTTAATGTGCTTGAAGCACAGGTACCCTATGTCCCTGAGAACAGGAATATTTTTGAAAAACTTGAAGATATCAGGCAGGAACAGGACCTTCTTGAGCGTTGCAGAAAAGTTAGCAGGTTAATAAGCCTTATCCCGGGAGCCAGGGTCTGAAGGGCAGGTATATAAACAGGCTCTGGCTTCTGCACCTTGCCTTCAATTTATATCCTATCCTGCCAATCCTTCTGTTATGTATGGAGCAGGCATTGAGTTAACTGAAGAGGATTTTGAATTTTCAAAACCCCCTTTATCAAAAAAGTTCATTCGCCTCGTATTCGAAAAATATCAGCTGGAATACATTGCTTATTTCGGCGAAAATATGTTCTATGTTTCAGGGCAAAACTCAGAACCCCTTGCTCCTTTGTATCCCAGTTCCAGATACCCTGAAGATATTGAACTTGTGTTCGATTTCATGACACGTGAAAGAATACGCAGGATAAAATATGAAAATGGTGTGCTTTTAAGGTCCTCAGTTCCGGAACTTTCCGATTCCTGAAATCCGCTAAAAGGAAGATAAAGTCCCCTGCCCGAAAAATAGCCAGGATTTAACGTTATTTTCAGGAAAAACCCGGTTGGTTTTTTCCTTTTGTCCAGGTTATTTATAGTTATATAACAATATTTAGTTACAAAGTTTCTATTTATCGCAGGGGGTATTGAATGATACGTCTATGGGAGTATGATTCTCGCAGAATTCACGGTGTTCATATGCCGCAGCAGATGAGCGATCTTGAAAGAATCGGAAATGAAGGCTGGGAACTTGTCCTGATAAAAGATGACATTGATGATGAAGGAACGGTAACAGCAATATTTAAAAGGGAGAAAAAAGAAGCTGCACCCGAATAATGAAATATTTCCTTAAAATATTTTTTCCCGAATTTCTCTTTTCTCCAGTTCATCTCTTTTTGCTGAATTTTTCCTAATTTTCCCAATTTTCCCATTTATTCCAATTCATCCAATTTTTCCTAATTTTCTCATTTATCCTAATTTTCTCATTTATCCTAATTTTCTCATTTATCCCAATTTTCTCATTTATCCCAATTTTCTTATTTATCCTAATTTTCTTATTTATCCTAATTTTCTTATTTATCCCAATTTCACCAGATTTCCCTGCTCTCTCCCTTTTCCTAAGTTCTTCCGTTTACCAGGCGTAGAAATAATATGTAGAAATAAGTTTACCAGGTGTGGAAATAACATGTAAAATAAATTTATTAGTTGTAGAAATAATATGTAGAAATAAGTTCTTTTATATTGGCAGTAAGTTATTTATCTACTTCTTCAGTATTTTAGATATATGAAAAATTATGATCCTGTTAAAGCTATATATGCAGTTGTACTTATAATGGTTTCATTATTTGCCTTATATATAACATCTTCTTTTTTTTATGTTATTATTCTGAGCGCTCTTTTTGCTTACGTAATTCATCCAGTTTACTCATTTTGCTTAAAATTCGTAAAGAACAGGCAGATCTGCGCTCTGATCCCTCTTGGGACGGTCTTTATTCTGATAGCTTCCTCAGGCTTTATGATGATAAAAGCCCTTATGAATGAGACTTCAAGGATTTTAGAAATCCCCAATACCCTTAACGGGTTTGCAAATATGGACCTCAGGAGGATAGTCGGTTTATTTGAGCCAATTATCAAGACTCATCCCGGGAAACTGACCGAGAGCATAGGTGGATATCTGAATACTCTTGTCATGGATTATGTCCCTCAAATCCAGAATAACATAGTACAGATATCAACCGACCTTTCAATCCTGATTATAGAGCTGATCGTTATTGTTGTCCTTACCTATTACCTTCTTGTGGAGAGTGAAACTATAGCAGCCGAACTTCCCGGTCTCTTTCCTGACAGAAAAGTGGGGGTTGTGTTCCTCAGGGAACTGAACCATATTTACCAGAACCTCTTTGTAGTTTACTTTCTCACCTGTCTTGCAACCGGTGTAATCGGAGGAATTCTTTACTGGGTGCTTGGAGTACCTTACCCTCTTATCTGGGGCATCGTAACATTTATAATGGCTCTCCTGCCTGTTGTCGGAGCGGGAACGGTTTACGGTCTTCTTGCCCTTTACTATGTCCTCATCCAGAACTATTTTACAGCAGGAGCTCTTGTGTTCCTGGGAATCGTTTTCCTGAACATCATCCCGGATTTTGTCATAAGACCAAAGCTTGCCAGAAGCCGGGCTGCAATCCACCCGGCAATTACTCTCCTAGCCTTTGCAGCACCTGTCTTTGTCCTCGGTCCTGTGGGCATTATCATAGGCCCTCTTACATACGGGTTCCTGCTTGCAGTATTCAGGACAAAGAAAATTATCGGGGCTTCTCCTGTCCGGGAGGAGAGTTCGATTACAGGTTCAGTTGAACCCGTTAAAAGAGCAGAAGAAAAAACAATTGAGACAGCGGTTGAAAGATCGGGAGGAATACCACTTGAAGCCTCTAAAGACCATATTTTCTCTCCGGAAATTAACCCCTGGCATGATAGAAAGAAAGCAGTATGAATTGTGAGGCATCCTGCATGATTGCTGGCCAGGATCATGCAGTTTATTTTTTAACCCCCGGAAACAGTTTTTATTGCAGCGGGGCTGTTGTGAAATGCCTGTAAGAAAACTGCAGGAGCTAATAAAACCTGAAATAAATGTTTATTTGCAAAAAAGGTTGCGTTCCCATCTAGATTCTGGAAGTTCCGAATTTTTATAAGAGATGCTTTGTTTTTGGGAAGAGGTTTGAGGTACTTGACTCATAGGCTGTGAGTTTGTATTATCTCTTTACTTGTGGGTAGTTTTTCGGAGTGGATGTTGAAATAGGTCTTTTGGAATAGATTTTAAGTAGGTGTTTAGATGAGAACACAACAAACTATACTACACACTTACTGTATATAATATTTTCAACAAATAATATCATTTTACCTGCATATTCATTAGTTCATACATATAACATTTTATCACTAATATAACCTTATATTATCAGATAAATCGTGCTCGGTTTCCTTTCACAAGAAGTAATCAGTAGAAATATATTTATTTGTATTTTTAAAAAACAATATATACTACCTGATGCATTTCTTCTATAAGATATCACGACGAAAATAAGTTTTACTCAGTATTGTTCTGAAACGTTCTGAAACCTGAGGAGGAAGAGGCATAAAAAAAGATACTATCATTTTGATACTGACTATTGGTATACTGATAACAGCAAACTCGGTCAGTGCCGCACCGCAGGGGACTGTAATAAAAGAAGGTGTACTGACATATCCTGCAGGACCCTATCTTTCAGGAGACCCTCTCCTGTTAAGCCTCGGAAATTATACAGGGGATAACGATACAGAAGGATCAGGAGAACAATTTAAAATAGCCTATCTGGAAAATGAACACCTGTTTTTTGAGAACAGCAGCCAGAGTTCGGCTTCCGAAAGCCTGACCGTTTGTGAGTTGGGTGTTTGCCCTCACAGATTTTTTGACACCCGACTCAAATTCAACAAAGAAACGCTTCATACTGGATTCAGATTTATTTTTTACCCTGTTTCTCTTTCTATAAACAGGATGTCTTTGTCCATTATATTCAACACTGCTTTTTAATACCTGCATGTTTGTTTGTGAACTGGCACCGGGCTGAAGACTTTGTCCCGGTGAGCAGAATACCCATCATAACCGGTTTTATTTAGTCGAATATGCCGAACAGGCTTAATGATTAAATTTTACAATGATTAAATTTTACAATGATTAAATTTTACTGAAAAAGATCAGAGACCTGATTGATTAAAATTTTAAAAAAAAGGTTGCGTTCCCATCCGGAATATCTGGAAGTTCCGAACATAGTAAGAGATTTTTAGTTTGGGAAGAGGTTTGAGGTATTTGTGGGTTAGAGTTTTAGTTCATCTCTTTGTGGAGTAGGTGTTTGCTAGTGGGGTGTTCAGAGATGAGAACGCAATTTATACTATACATCCATCATATATAATATTTTTAATACATAATATTATACAGACACTCTACATCTTAGCTTATCTCTCTAATTTTAGTTGATTAGTATAATAATATACCATTAAACTAAAAAGTTACATTTATAACAAACATCTTTATTCAAACTTCGGGATCAATTTCTTGAGAAGCTGGATCAA
This window of the Methanosarcina mazei S-6 genome carries:
- a CDS encoding HEAT repeat domain-containing protein, with the translated sequence MSNQPGIHDKTFSQESDDRIKAAKQLGALFEVFPDRKQAFEDLLRLCSDRDSEVRVEAINSLTTVFPNVPEKELTWERFVNLTAYPVEQVFAAAVSALITVFPLVPDKDRAWKDLIELINSKSSIEDVSRGIVSSLQNAISEYPDREHAWKDLLEMTASEDPYARKKAASLLSTVFPGLPEGKKTKAWKDLLGLAGEKGDSQVSEQASKAIREVFPFLPDEKKDEGWEEMLELAGGSADHVARMKILPFLPSVFSSVPDKNKAWDTIFRFTGDERETVRKQAMDALVSISTEMSDKSRVWSDFIKLTEAQDEYVRDRAVDALSSVYQCLENKDAAWKELIELTGSEEENIRTTAARALNRIFPYVSDKSQAYSDIIDLAEKEDNYMLREVARNLSSIHPQFYGEYGTDEMRAEIGEINESGRQNGKKEDKFSGFSGPASEKAAFLRRDTATFRGSAPGQHDMGKNREIAEGREMRDEDKAENGQLKGKESKKSAYDFLRLKGEREKYARKDSAGPFSETYSGIPEKKEIIEELLRLSSDPDPQIRRGAIETLLVRYSREAGKAQDIWNELLRISEDEDTGVRKDAAELLSHVFPAVEEKSGVFFDIIRLVESRDTQLRRRAAELLPAAFAHSGNKQRAWNDLVKLTSDEDREVRKGAVLALSSGYPGVPDKGKVWSDLIMLSSHNDSFVQREATRALGPAFFYVPDKTMAWRDLQVLVDNPYVYVRRYALRSLGRASLWRAMKAENEAAYLFGLKEAVKYFKEASEASVGTAIPEFYHPFYESLLQIFFAERSSALESERYLSAVTGETGYLAENRKLQGVLEEFAGLLRTAGDLAPGDLSARKEFLENSTGAFDRASSIFDAVEEDAILSKKVVKKERQKFGKVVQEQKLKETLSGIRYRAKTACLKSKGTPAEKITCSISQRVRTWNFQDSERDKNELSRQLESFLNVLEAQVPYVPENRNIFEKLEDIRQEQDLLERCRKVSRLISLIPGARV
- a CDS encoding AI-2E family transporter, which produces MKNYDPVKAIYAVVLIMVSLFALYITSSFFYVIILSALFAYVIHPVYSFCLKFVKNRQICALIPLGTVFILIASSGFMMIKALMNETSRILEIPNTLNGFANMDLRRIVGLFEPIIKTHPGKLTESIGGYLNTLVMDYVPQIQNNIVQISTDLSILIIELIVIVVLTYYLLVESETIAAELPGLFPDRKVGVVFLRELNHIYQNLFVVYFLTCLATGVIGGILYWVLGVPYPLIWGIVTFIMALLPVVGAGTVYGLLALYYVLIQNYFTAGALVFLGIVFLNIIPDFVIRPKLARSRAAIHPAITLLAFAAPVFVLGPVGIIIGPLTYGFLLAVFRTKKIIGASPVREESSITGSVEPVKRAEEKTIETAVERSGGIPLEASKDHIFSPEINPWHDRKKAV